The DNA segment ACCTTTTTTTATAAACTTGTCCTCATACTCAGTATGAACATTGTCTTCTTCGTAGATACTATTAGTTAAATCTAGCGATAATTTATTAAATGTAAAGCCATACTTAGCATAACTCATTAAACTGTATTCAAATAATCCTTGATTATCAGTTTTTTGAACTATTTTCTTCTTATTATTTAAAATAGTCTCATACTTTTCTAAAAACGTATGGAACGTTAAACGGCGTTTTTCATGACGAGTTTTTGGCCAAGGATCTGAGAAGTTTAAGTAAAGCTGCGTTACTTCTCCGTCGGCAAAGTATTCAAGAAGGTCTTCTGCATTTCCTGAAATTAATTTAAGATTTTGTCTATGTGTTTCTTCTACTTTATCAAGTAAAAAAGTTAACACTGTTGGCTGAGCTTCCATCGCAATAAAATTAATATCAGGATATCTTTCTGCTAGTGTGTGGATAAACTTCCCTTTTCCACTTCCTATTTCTAAGTGAATCGGGTTATTATTACCAAAAATTTCTTTCCATTTTCCTTTATTGTATTTTGGTTGTAAAAATACAACGGGACTATTTTCAAGACGCTCTCTAGCGTCTGCTCTATTACGAACTCTCATTAATGTTCCTTTCTATTTTAATTCTATTGTTTGTGTAAATAATTCTTTATTTTCCAGTACTTTTTCTTTCGCACCTAAAACACATTTAAAACTAGAGAATCTTCTATTTTCAAATTCTGAACACAATTTTTTCAAATCAGTAACTGTAGTATTTTTGATTTCTGATACAATAACATCGTATTTCTCATATGGACTTTCTGTTAAATACTGAGCTAGCGAATATGATGCTTGAGCACTTGGTGACATAAGAACATCCAATGTATTAAGCGCACCTATGATATATTTATTAAGCTCATTATTATCAGCGTCAAAATTAGCAATATACTCCGCAATATTATAATAAATATCTAGTGTTTCTGTGAGATTTGGATCACGATAAGACCATAATGTAAAATCACCAAAAGTACTAAATATAGCACCTGAGCCATATGCTCCATTTCTTACACGAACATTATTCCATAAGTAGTCAAGACTTAATATATGGCGTAATACTAAATGCGTTCCACTATAATGCCCAACATTATACCCTACTCCAACATATTGAACTAATGAATCAAAGTAGAAGCCTTCTGAATAATTGTCTTCTTTTAACACTATATTAAATCCATCTTGTTTATTAATATCGTTTGGTAATTTATTAATATATGATAAAATTATTTTTTTGTAATTTATATATTCTTCATTATCACCAACAAAGTTTACTAATAGTCTTGACCTATTAAAAATTAATTTTACAACTTTATACAAATTATCTTGTATATTAGTTATATTTTGCTCAAAGTTATCTAATAAACCTTCTATAAACAGATAAAAATCATACTCACTATGATAACTTGTTAGTTTACCATGTATACTGTTGTAGCTGCTAATTCTACGGGCTACAAAAGCATGTCCAGAATTTTTGAATTTATTATCTAGCATTAGTTTAATTTCTAAAAGAACGCTATATAATGCTTCTTTATTATCGAAGTCAGCATTTAACGTCGTCTCTTCCATTATAGTAACAAGTTTTTCAGCTTTTTCTACTAAATTCTTAGCTCCTACAATAAATTTAACCTCACATTTATCACTTTTATACTTTCTAAACACATCTATATGTGAACTAAGTCCACCTAAGTTTGCAGAAATCTCTTTAACAACTTCTGCTTCTGTCTTTTCTTTTGTATTAAAGTTAAACAGTAAATATGTCAGTAATGATGCGTATTGCAATTGTTTAACGCTAAAATCTGTAATATCAAATAATAGTTTGGAATATGAAATTCCATTAGTTATTGTATTGAAATGCGAGTATTTAATATTATTTATAGTCTCAAAATTAGTTTTGTTAAATGGATTTTTCAACTCTACTTCACGGGCATCAACACTTTTAATTTTTTCTAAATCTTCTTTTTTATCTGTACTAGCTTGCCACTCTTGAAGTTTCTTAGTTTCTTCTAAGATTTCTTCTACTTCTTT comes from the Gemella morbillorum genome and includes:
- the trmB gene encoding tRNA (guanosine(46)-N7)-methyltransferase TrmB, with protein sequence MRVRNRADARERLENSPVVFLQPKYNKGKWKEIFGNNNPIHLEIGSGKGKFIHTLAERYPDINFIAMEAQPTVLTFLLDKVEETHRQNLKLISGNAEDLLEYFADGEVTQLYLNFSDPWPKTRHEKRRLTFHTFLEKYETILNNKKKIVQKTDNQGLFEYSLMSYAKYGFTFNKLSLDLTNSIYEEDNVHTEYEDKFIKKGNRIYMVEAIKEK
- a CDS encoding insulinase family protein; this translates as MTFELKETKYLKNINTTAYLYEHVKTKACLVFFKNDDINKSFSISFKTIPYNDNGIFHILEHSVLCGSAKYPVKEPFVELLKGSFNTFLNAMTFPDKTMYPVSSKNEKDLEILIDIYLDAVFNPKLVENKNILAQEGWHYHLENKDDELIYKGVVYNEMKGVYSSVDEVLDQYISEHLLSETPYKYSSGGKPEAIPSITHKEFIETYEYNYHPSNSYIVLYGDLDVEKYLEHIDSYLDNYEYKDYNDYKLERQETFSSDIVKHTYFNEDVKDKSYVAYNYILGDSSNFAKIENIDIIDDILLGSSNTKFRKYFIDNNICEDVYSYLQKDRKEAVYSIIFKYVRDDKLTELDKLYKELLSDIINTGFDYEQVQASINKKNFSIKEEVNKTSSPKGVSYAIRLLRTWLYDEENILKAFDLDGIVNSLQQNCNEKNFEKLAKNFILKNNKQAVIHLLPTTEKENKEKDLISYKSKLSEKEVEEILEETKKLQEWQASTDKKEDLEKIKSVDAREVELKNPFNKTNFETINNIKYSHFNTITNGISYSKLLFDITDFSVKQLQYASLLTYLLFNFNTKEKTEAEVVKEISANLGGLSSHIDVFRKYKSDKCEVKFIVGAKNLVEKAEKLVTIMEETTLNADFDNKEALYSVLLEIKLMLDNKFKNSGHAFVARRISSYNSIHGKLTSYHSEYDFYLFIEGLLDNFEQNITNIQDNLYKVVKLIFNRSRLLVNFVGDNEEYINYKKIILSYINKLPNDINKQDGFNIVLKEDNYSEGFYFDSLVQYVGVGYNVGHYSGTHLVLRHILSLDYLWNNVRVRNGAYGSGAIFSTFGDFTLWSYRDPNLTETLDIYYNIAEYIANFDADNNELNKYIIGALNTLDVLMSPSAQASYSLAQYLTESPYEKYDVIVSEIKNTTVTDLKKLCSEFENRRFSSFKCVLGAKEKVLENKELFTQTIELK